AGGTGCCCTTCGCGAGCCACGCGCCGATGGAGCCGCAGAACGCCTTCGCCCACGTGCAGGAAGATCGCTGCCACATCATCGCGCCGACGCAAACGCCGAGCGGCGCCTCGCGCTCGGCGGCGTGGGTTACGGGCTTGGAGCGCGATCAGATCCATGTGGAGTTCACCCGCGTGGGGGGTGGCTTCGGTCGGCGCCTCACCAACGACTACGTGGCCGAAGCTGCTCTGATCTCCAAGCGCACGGGTTGGCCGATCAAGCTGCAATGGACCCGCGAGGACGACATCAAGAACGACTTCTACCGGCCCGCGGGTACGCACGAGATGAAGGCCGGGGTCGACGAGAACGGTGAGGTAATCGCCTGGGCGCATCGCCTGGCCAGCGCCTCGAAGTATTACCGACGCCCGAACATGCCTGACGAACGCCTGTGGCAGGCGGAGCTGTACTCGGACGACTTTCCCCGGCACATCGTGCCCAACCTGCAGCTCGAGTATCACCACAACGCGATCGGTGTGCCGCGGGGCTCCTGGCGCGCGCCGGCGCATACGGCTAACGCGTTCGTGGTGCAGAGCTTCCTGGACGAGGTGGCCCACGAGACAGGCGAGGACCCGCTGGCGCTGCGCCTGCGCCTGCTCGGCGAGCTGCGCGAGCTCCCGTACGAGAACCATGGCGGCCCGACGTTCAATCCCGGCCGCTTGGCTCGCTTGACCCGATTCGTTGCTGAACGCATCGACTACGCCAAGCCACGAGGCGCTGGGCGGGGCGTGGGCATCGCCACCCATTTCACCTTCGGCGGCTACGCGGCGCACGCGATCGAAGTGAGCGTCTCAGACGCCGGCGACCTCACGATCGAGCGCATCGTGGCGGCGATGGACGTCGGCTACGCGATCCATCCCAACGCCGTCGAGGCCCAGTTGCAGGGGGGTACGGTCGACGGCTTGAGCACGGCCTTGGGGCTGGAGATCACCGTGCGCGACGGCCAGATCGAGCAAAGCAACTTCCACGACTACCCCTTGGCCAAAATCGCGGCGTTCCCGGCGCGCTTCGAAGCGCACGTGCTCGACTACGACGACACCCCGACCGGGGCGGGCGAGATGGGGTTGCCGAGTGCGGCGCCGGCCCTGACCAATGCGATCTTCGCGGCCACCGGCAAACGCCTACGCAGGCTGCCCATCGGTGATCAGCTGCGCGCGTAGGGCGATCAGGCTCGCCGTCGCCAGGTGGCCGGCGGCGCGCCGGTGGTGCGCCGGACGAACTTGCTGAAGTTGGTCGCTTCGCTGAAGCCCAGGGCCGACGCGATCTGCGTGACGGTCAAGGACGGGACGGCGAGGAGACGACGCGCCTCCAAGGCCAGTATCGCGTCGCTCTCCTGCTTGGCGGTACGCCCCGAGACGGATAGGCATGCCCGCGTTAGGGTGCGACTGCTGCAGCCGAGGCGCGCGGCACGCCGCGAGAGGGACT
This Pseudomonadota bacterium DNA region includes the following protein-coding sequences:
- a CDS encoding molybdopterin cofactor-binding domain-containing protein, coding for MNVDRSPMLTRRQFIIAGATASGALVLGIPALGDEANARRLGFFVEIGTDNRVRIGSSQPEIGQGVRTALPMLVAEELDVAWSQVDVTPMPLGLVRTNDGFTWKYGVQGVGGSTGLTSNLALMRQVGATARERLLRAGAARLGATVDECRTVEGTVVCDRANASLPYASLVADAAKLPEAEAPASLKSPDEYRIVGKRHGNVQVRDIVTGKARYGIDTEVPGMRYAVIARSPWLNGTVKRIDDAAARQIRGVLDVFEIEGPAMGEPYQILASGVAVVATTTWAAIKGRAALRVEWEKGPSAEDSSERFWADNERMLATRGQIGVDDGDFDDAFAKASTQVVRRYQVPFASHAPMEPQNAFAHVQEDRCHIIAPTQTPSGASRSAAWVTGLERDQIHVEFTRVGGGFGRRLTNDYVAEAALISKRTGWPIKLQWTREDDIKNDFYRPAGTHEMKAGVDENGEVIAWAHRLASASKYYRRPNMPDERLWQAELYSDDFPRHIVPNLQLEYHHNAIGVPRGSWRAPAHTANAFVVQSFLDEVAHETGEDPLALRLRLLGELRELPYENHGGPTFNPGRLARLTRFVAERIDYAKPRGAGRGVGIATHFTFGGYAAHAIEVSVSDAGDLTIERIVAAMDVGYAIHPNAVEAQLQGGTVDGLSTALGLEITVRDGQIEQSNFHDYPLAKIAAFPARFEAHVLDYDDTPTGAGEMGLPSAAPALTNAIFAATGKRLRRLPIGDQLRA